A region from the Felis catus isolate Fca126 chromosome F1, F.catus_Fca126_mat1.0, whole genome shotgun sequence genome encodes:
- the LOC111559168 gene encoding olfactory receptor 6N1, which produces MDAGNWSQVTEFVILGFPHLQGIQAYLFVLLLLIYVTTVLGNLLVFLVVRLDSQLHTPMYHFVSILSLLELGYTAATVPKMLSNLLREEKTISFSGCLLQIYFFHSLGATECYLLTAMAYDRYLAICRPLHYSTLMTPARCAKIAVGCWLGGLAGPVAEISLVSRLPFCGPNRIQHIFCDFPPVLSLACTDTSINVLVDFAINSCKILATFLLILSSYVQIVRTVLRIPSVAGKTKAFSTCASHLTVVLIFYGSILFMYVRLKSSYSLDYDRALAVIYSVLTPFLNPFVYSLRNKDIKEAVRRQLKRSGILTEVKVGKAGQGRRRGTVTQGIASHRR; this is translated from the coding sequence ATGGATGCTGGGAATTGGAGCCAGGTAACAGAGTTCGTCATCTTGGGCTTTCCCCATCTCCAGGGTATCCAGGCTTACCTCTTCGTCTTGTTACTTCTAATTTATGTCACCACCGTACTGGGAAACCTGCTGGTATTCCTAGTGGTCCGCCTGGACTCCCAGCTCCACACACCCATGTACCACTTTGTCAGCATCCTCTCCCTGCTGGAGCTTGGCTACACGGCTGCCACCGTCCCCAAGATGCTGTCGAACCTGCTCAGGGAGGAGAAGaccatttctttctctggatgCCTCCTGCAAATCTACTTCTTTCACTCTCTTGGGGCCACTGAGTGCTATCTCCTCACAGCTATGGCTTATGACAGGTATTTAGCCATCTGCCGGCCCCTCCActactccaccctcatgaccccaGCACGCTGCGCCAAGATCGCCGTTGGCTGTTGGTTGGGAGGTCTGGCTGGGCCGGTGGCTGAGATTTCTCTGGTGTCCCGTCTCCCTTTCTGTGGCCCCAATCGCATTCAGCACATCTTTTGTGATTTCCCACCCGTGCTGAGCTTGGCTTGTACTGACACATCTATCAACGTCCTAGTGGACTTTGCTATCAACTCCTGCAAGATCCTGGCCACCTTCCTGTTGATCCTCAGCTCCTATGTCCAGATCGTTCGCACGGTGCTCAGGATTCCTTCAGTTGCAGGCAAGACCaaggccttctccacctgtgcctCCCACCTGACCGTGGTTCTCATCTTCTACGGGAGCATCCTCTTTATGTATGTGCGGCTGAAGAGTAGCTACTCACTGGACTATGACCGCGCCCTGGCTGTGATCTACTCGGTGCTCACACCTTTCCTCAACCCCTTCGTCTATAGCTTGCGCAACAAGGATATTAAGGAGGCCGTGAGGAGGCAGTTGAAGAGGTCAGGGATACTTACTGAAGTGAAGGTGGGGAAGGCAGGCCAAGGGAGAAGACGAGGTACGGTGACGCAGGGGATCGCCAGTCACCGCAGATGA